From Tubulanus polymorphus chromosome 9, tnTubPoly1.2, whole genome shotgun sequence, a single genomic window includes:
- the LOC141911218 gene encoding uncharacterized protein LOC141911218: MFTNGTTGSTVSPTSGTTGSTVSSTSGTSGSTVYSTSGTIDSTVSPTSPTTGSTVSSTSGTSGSTVGTSGSTVSSTSATTGSTVSSTSGTSGSTVSPTSGTLGSTVSSTSGTTGSSVSSTTVITGSTDSSTTLSSSTVDTSTLETSSQTVSFTSIDTSTSTAAPFTTALVVIAATGNATLSVPFSISFNVLFNTNYNNQSSQDYVTFVSKINQAVRHVK, encoded by the exons ATGTTTACAAA tggaacaacaggcagtactgtgtccccaactagtggaacaacaggcagtactgtatcatcaactagtggaacatcaggcagtactgtgtaCTCAACAAGTGGAACAATAGACAGTACTGTGTCCCCAACTAGTccaacaacaggcagtactgtatcatcaactagtggaacatcaggcagtactgt tggaacatcaggcagtactgtatccTCAACTAGTGCAACAACGggcagtactgtgtcctcaactagtggaacatcaggcagtactgtatcaccaactagtggaacattaggcagtactgtgtcctcGACTAGTGGAACGACAGGCAGTTCTGTGTCCTCAACGACTGTTATAACAGGCAGTACTGATTCGTCTACGACTCTCAGCTcctctacggtagacacatcaaCATTAGAGACCAGTTCACAAACTGTCAGCTTCACTTCTATAGACACATCAACCTCGACTGCTGCACCATTTACTACTGCGCTTGTAGTCATAGCTGCTACCG gGAATGCTACATTGTCAGTTCCATTTTCAATAAGCTTTAACGTATTGTTCAATACAAACTACAACAATCAAAGTTCTCAGGATTACGTAACTTTTGTATCTAAAATCAACCAAGCGGTAAGGCACGTGAAATAG